In one window of Mus pahari chromosome 3, PAHARI_EIJ_v1.1, whole genome shotgun sequence DNA:
- the Spata2 gene encoding spermatogenesis-associated protein 2, whose amino-acid sequence MDTKYKDDLFRKYVQFHEGKVDTTPSNQQPGSDEYLRVAAATLLSLHKVDPLYRFRLIQFYEVVESSLRSLSSSSLSALHCAFSMLETVAINLFLFPWKKEFRSIKTYTGPFVYYVKSTLLEKDIRAILRFMGYEPELGTVYKLKELVESLQVKMVSFELFLAKVECEQMLGIHSQVRDKGYSELDVVAERKSSTEDARGCSDALRRRAESREHLTTSMARVALQKSASERAAKDYYKPRVTKPSRSVDAYDSYWESRKPPSKASLSLRKEPLAMDVGEDLKDEIIRPSPSLLAMSSSPHGSPDDLPSISSINGLGLLRSTYFSTQDDVDLYTDSEPRATYRRQDALRPDVWLVKNDTHPIYHKRSPPTKESALSKCQNCGLSCSSSLCQRCDSVLVCPSASKPSAFPSKASIHDSLAHGAPMREKYVGQTQGLDRLAPVHSKPKPSTTATSRCGFCNRAGATNTCTQCSKVSCDTCLGAYHYDPCCRKSELHKFMPNNQLNYKSTQFSHLVYR is encoded by the exons ATGGATACGAAGTACAAGGATGACTTATTCCGGAAGTACGTGCAGTTCCATGAGGGCAAAGTGGACACCACCCCCAGCAACCAGCAGCCTGGCAGCGATGAGTACCTGCGTGTGGCAGCTGCCACCCTGCTCAGCCTCCACAAGGTGGACCCTTTATATCGATTTCGGCTGATCCAGTTTTATGAGGTGGTGGAGAGCTCCCTCCGCTCGCTGAGCAGCTCCAGCCTGAGCGCTCTGCACTGCGCCTTCAGCATGCTGGAGACAGTGGCCATCAACCTCTTCCTGTTCCCCTGGAAGAAGGAGTTCCGCAGCATCAAG aCCTACACGGGCCCTTTTGTTTACTATGTCAAGTCCACGTTGCTGGAGAAGGACATCCGAGCCATTCTAAGGTTCATGGGCTACGAGCCTGAGTTGGGGACTGTGTACAAACTCAAAGAGCTTGTGGAGTCCCTCCAGGTGAAGATGGTCTCCTTTGAGCTCTTCCTGGCCAAGGTCGAGTGTGAGCAGATGCTGGGGATCCACTCTCAGGTGAGGGACAAGGGCTACTcagagctggacgtggtggctGAGCGCAAGAGCAGCACGGAGGATGCACGCGGGTGCTCAGATGCCCTGCGGAGGCGGGCTGAGAGTCGGGAGCACCTGACCACTTCCATGGCTCGTGTGGCACTCCAGAAGTCAGCCAGTGAGCGAGCAGCCAAGGACTACTACAAGCCCCGAGTGACCAAACCCTCCAGGTCGGTGGATGCATACGACAGCTACTGGGAGAGCAGGAAGCCCCCCTCAAAGGCCTCACTGAGTCTGCGCAAGGAGCCCTTGGCCATGGATGTAGGGGAAGACTTGAAGGATGAGATCATCCGCCCATCCCCCTCATTGCTGGCCATGTCCAGCTCCCCCCATGGTAGCCCTGATGaccttccctccatctcctccatcaaTGGCCTTGGCCTTCTTCGTAGTACCTACTTTTCCACTCAGGATGATGTGGACCTGTATACGGATTCAGAACCCAGGGCTACCTACCGAAGGCAGGATGCTCTGCGGCCCGATGTATGGCTGGTCAAAAATGATACCCACCCCATCTACCACAAGCGTTCACCCCCCACCAAAGAGTCTGCCCTCTCCAAGTGCCAAAACTGCGGCCTGTCCTGCAGCTCCTCCCTCTGCCAGCGCTGTGACAGTGTGCTGGTCTGTCCTTCGGCCTCCAAGCCCAGCGCTTTCCCTAGCAAGGCTTCTATACACGACAGCTTGGCCCACGGGGCACCTATGCGGGAGAAGTATGTGGGTCAGACTCAGGGCCTTGACCGGCTGGCACCTGTCCACTCAAAGCCCAAGCCCTCTACCACAGCCACCTCCCGCTGTGGCTTCTGTAACCGTGCTGGTGCCACCAACACGTGCACCCAGTGTTCAAAAGTTTCCTGTGACACCTGCCTTGGCGCCTACCACTATGACCCGTGCTGCAGAAAGAGTGAGCTGCACAAGTTCATGCCCAACAATCAGCTGAATTACAAatccacccagttctcccatctcGTGTACAGATAG